From Pseudobythopirellula maris:
GCTGAACGCCATGCCGGTGGCCTCGCCCTCGACCACGCCGAGCCGGCCGACCATGATGATGAACGTGGTGAATCCGCCCACCTCGAGCAGCAGTTGCAGACCGCTCGGCCCGCCGTACTTCAGCAGCCTGCCGATCAGCTCGCGGTCGGGCAGCCAATTTCCGGTCTCGAAGTCCGCACGATGCTTGCGTTGCAGCATCAACGCGGCGTAGACCAGCGCCTTGATCCAGAGCGAGACGACCGTCGCCCAGCCGGCGCCCTCGATGCCGCCCGCTTCAAAGCCCCAATGGCCGAAGATCCACAGGTAGTCGAGTAGCACATTGAGCAGCGCGGCGAGGGTGTCGACGACCATCAGCACGACGGTCTTCCCGCGGCCGCTGTAGAACGACTGCATCGCGGCTCCGGCCAGCAGTGCCGGCCCGCCCCAGGAGAGCACCCGGAAGTAATCGATTTCCAACGGCACGACCTCGGCGCCGTGCCCGGCGAGGGAGAACATCCGGGGCGCGAGCGGCACGAGCGCGAGCAGCAGCGGCGTCCAAGCCAACGCGAGCCACACGCCCTGCCACACCGAGGGCCCGATCCGCCGCGGCTGGCCGGCGCCGTGGTACTGCGAGACGAACGTGCTCGCGTACATGCACAGCCCCAGCGGCAGGCAGAGCGTGGTGAACCAGGCGGTGGAGGCCTCGAAAGCGGCGAACATCGTATCGCCCGACGCGTTGCGCAGCATCAGCCGGTCGACGAACGTCATCACGGTCCAGCTCAGGCTGGAGACGACGAGCGGCGCCGCCACGCGCAGCACCTCGCCGCCGCCGCCCGGTCCGGCGAGCCAGCGAGCTAGCGGGCCGCCGGGCGCGCGGTCCGATTCGTGCGGAGAATCAGCGTCGTGTGGCATCGAGAGAATCCGCGAGGCGAGCAGGCAGGAGACGCAGCAGGGGAGGGGCGGCCGGTAAGACCGGGCCCCCCAAGATAGGTTCGCGCGGCCCCAAGGTCGATGCGCCGGGGCGAGCCGGTGGCGTAAGCCACCGGAGTTGCTTGAAGTGGCGAGCGGTAACCTTGCGCAAAGAACCCCGGGGGCTTACGCCCGCCGGCTCGCCGTACTCGGCTTACTCGGCGTTCTTGGGGCTTTTGATGGGCTCCGCGGCGCCGGCTTTCTCGGCGATCCAGACCGCCATCTCCCCTTTGCCGCGGTGCGCCCAGGCGTAGTAGGGGATCGCCGCGTAGCTGGCTTCTTGCGGGTCGCCATCGACCACGCGCTGGCCCGTCACGCGGATCGTCTCCACGCCGCCGAGCAGGTCGGCCTGGAACTCGGTGGAGAACTCGGCGCCGGCGGGGACAACGAGTCCGGCCACGTCGCCCTCCGGCGCGTCGGGGTGCTCGACGCAGTAGACCAGCGGCCCGCGCTGCAGCGCGACACGGCCGCGGTCGGCCTCGACGCGGTGGTGCGCCGAGACGCGCCGAACCGGCATCGGCAGCGTGAGCACGAGCGTGTCGCCGTCGGCCCATTCGCGGTCGACGACCAGGTAGCCGTGCCGGTCGATCGCGTCGGTAACGGGTCGCGGCTCGGCGTCGCCGACCGCGAACGTCGCCGCCGGGGCGTCTTCGTCCGCGAACCGGTAGAGGTCGCCCGGCATGGCGTTGTTGCGGGCCCAGCCCGGCACGCGGACCTTGAGCGCCACGCACCGCGGGGCGTCGAGACCCGACAACGCGATCTCGACCCGGCCGTCCCAGGGGTAATTGGTCCGCTGCTCGACCTTGATCTCCGCGTCGCGGATCGCGACGTCCGCCTCGCCACGGACGAACAGGTTGACGTACAAGTCGTCGTCTTTAGCGGCGTAGGCGTAGCCGGGGATCGCCGGCACGAACCGGCAAACGTTCGTCGGGCAGCACGAGCAATCGAACCACGGGCTCCGCTCGTGCGAGCCGTCCGACGAGAGCGGGTTGGGGTAGAAGAACCGCTCGCCGTCCAAGGAGACGCCCGACAGCATGCCGTTGTAGAGCACCTTCTCGAGCACGTCGATGTACTTGGCGTCGCCGTGCAGCAGGAACATGCGGTGGTTCCAATAGCACTGGGCGATCGCGGCGCAGGTCTCGTTGTAGGCCGTCAGGTTGGGCAGCTCGTAGCGCCGCCCGAACGCCTCGCCGTGGCCCGTGGCGCCGACGCCGCCGGTTAGGTACATCTTGGTCCCGACCACGTCACGCCACAGCCGGTCGACGGCCCGCTCGTAGTCTTCGTCGCCGCTGAGCACCGCCACGTCGGTCATCGCCGCGTACATGTAGCCGGCCCGCACGGCGTGGCCGACGGCCTCGTCCTGGTCAACGACCGGCTTGTCGTCTTGGCTGTAGGGCCCCCAATTCTTGTCGCGGTCTTTGGTCGCGCGGCCGCGGAGGTCGAGGAACCATTTGGCGAGGTCGAGGTAACGCTTATCCCCTGTCACCCGGTAGATTTTCACTAGGCCGAGCTCGACCTCCTGGTGGCCGGGGGGCAGCTCAATGCCCCCCTCGTGGAACGTCTCGAGAACGTGCTCGGCGCTCTTCTTCGAGACGTCGAGCAGCCCCGGCTTGCCGGTCGCCTGCCAGTGGGCGGCGGCCGCCTCGTACATGTGCCCGAGGTTGTAGAGCTGGTGCCCCCAGTCGATGCGGCTCCACGGCTCTCCCTCGGTGAAGCAGCAGATTCCTTGCTCGATGGGCGGGGCTTTCATGCCGGCCGTGTGGTACGTGTACAGGTAGCCGTTCGGCTCTTGGGCCGCCGCGTACAACTCGATCAGGCCGTCGAGGTACGACTCGAGCTTGGAGTCGCGGTCGGTCATCAGGCTGTAAGCGGCGCCCTCGAGCACCTTGCTCACGTCGCTGTCGTTAAAGCCGTACGCGCCGACCCACTCGGCGTCGCTCTCGCCCGAGGCGACGCGGAAGTTCTCCATCCGGCCGTACTCTTCGCACTTGTCGAAGCAATAGGGGATCGTCTTCTCACGGTTCGTGTCGATCCGCGGCCGCCAGAAGTCGTCCAAGAACCGCACCGAGGGTCCCGGCACGGGGGCGATAGGGTAATCGCTCGCCATGGCGCCTGGCGCCTGGGCGTCGGATTGCAGCGGGGCGGACAAGACCATCAACAGCAGCGCGAAAGCGCGGCGAGTTCGGGGCTTAAGCATCGGGAGGGGCTCGGGACCGTATGAGAGAAGAATACCGGCCCCCAAGTCTACACCCGCCACAGGATGGCTGCGAAGAAAACATCGCGCCGGAACCATCTCGCCGAAACTAGATGAAGCTTGTTCAACTCGTGCTCGGGGGGGATTCTACTGTCAGCAGCTACCACGAGCCCGAAACCAAGGCGAAGGGGCAACCGCGCATCTTGTCGGCCAGTTCCTATCTCGTGATCCTGTGCGAACTTACTGCTCGGCGCTGGCTGCGAGCCGGCGGTTCACTTGACTGGCGCGTCGCGGGGCGCACACTGGCGGGTGCTGCCCCCTCGTAACCAGCCACCCGTAACCAGCCACCCGAACCCTACCACCCCAAGGCGCCCCCAAGATGCGACTCCTCGCCGTCTGTTTATCGCTTTCGCTGACGTTCACCTGCGCCGCCCACGCCCACGAAGGGCACGAGGGACACGGTCACGCCGAGGCGGCGCCGGCCGACAGCTCCTACCTCGCCGCGATCGCCGAGGGCGCCGGGCCGCATTACGTGGGCGAAGGAGAACAGCGTTACGAGATCGATCTGGCTTGGCTACGCAACGTCGAAGAGGGCTTCCGTGGCCCCACCCACGGCGGCGTCGCCGTCGCCGCGGACGGCACGGTCTACGTCAGCACCGACACCGAGAAGGGGGTCTACGCCCTCAGCCCCGCGGGCGAGACGCTCCTCACGCTCGGCCCCGCCACGCAATACCTGCACGCCCTCACGCTCGTCACCGAAGCGGGTGAAGAAGTGCTCTACGGCGTCAGCCCTGCCAACAAGAACGTGGTGAAGTTCACGCCCGAGGGCGAGGTGCTGATGACGATCTCCCAAGAAACAGCCGGCGATCTGAAGGGGGGCTGGAAGGGCGTCAACGGTTTGACCGTCGCGCCCGACGGCAGGATCTACGCCTCGACCGGCTACGGCGCCGACTACGTGCACGTCTTCTCCGCCACGGGCGAGCACCTTAGCACCTTCGGCGGACGCGGCAAGGCGACCGACGAGGGCAAGTTCCGCAACGCCCACGGCATGGCGATCGACACCCGGCAGGGCAATCCGCTGCTGATGGTCGCCAACCGCGGCAGCAACCGGCTCGACCACTTCACGCTGGACGGCGAGTTCGTCGCCATCCACTCGGCGGAAGTCTCCCTGCCTTGCGTGCCCAACTTCCACGGCGACCTGTGCGGCGTCGCCGAGCTCGACGGCCGGGTGACGCTGCTCGACAAGTCGGGCGCGGTCGCGGCGCGGCTCGGCGCCAATCCGGTGGATGATCAACGCCACAACTTCAAGGTCGCGCAGTCCGACTGGAAGGTCGGCGTGTTCACGGCGCCGCACGGCCTGGCCTTCGGCCCGGCGGGCGAGATTTACGTGCAAGACTGGAACGAGACCGGCCGCGTGACCAAGCTCACGCCGGCGCCTGAGTGAGCAACGCTCGCTGCACGACACCCCCTGGCCATTGGCGGAGAGGCTTTCCGCTACGGGGATAGGCAAAGGGTTTCGGCCGACCAGGCCGCCCAGCCACCAGAGTGGCTGCGCGCACCTCACCACGGCGACCAACTGTGGTTTGTTGTTGTGGCTTGAGCGTTTTCGCAAGGCATAAGCCGCCATGGGCACAAGGTTTGCCCCGCCATCACGTCGCCGCCCCATGCGGATGACGTTTTGCGGGGACGATGCTGTCGCCGGCCGTTGCGGCCGGCTCCGTGTCGTCTCGAGCGAATCACTTACGCACGAGCCTTGCCCGCAACTTTGCCATGAATCGAGCCCTCGGCCGCGGCCTAGCCCTCGGCGCCGGATCGCTGCTTGCTTACGCCGCCGGCCGCGCGGCGCTGCGCCGTAGCCGCGACTTCAATTACCGTGACAAAACGGCGTTGATCACCGGTGGCTCGCGCGGCTTGGGGCTTGTGATCGCCCGCCGGTTGGTCGACCAAGGCGCCCGCGTCGCCCTGCTCGCCCGCACGCAGGCCGATCTCGAAGTCGCGGCCGAGGAGCTCCGCGCACGCGGCGGTGTGGTCTCGGTCCACCCGTGCGACGTCAGCGACAAGGCGGCGGTCGAGCGGGCCGTGGCCGACGCCGCCCAGCAGCACCCGAGCATCGACCTGCTGTTCAACGTTGCGGGCGTGATC
This genomic window contains:
- a CDS encoding MATE family efflux transporter gives rise to the protein MPHDADSPHESDRAPGGPLARWLAGPGGGGEVLRVAAPLVVSSLSWTVMTFVDRLMLRNASGDTMFAAFEASTAWFTTLCLPLGLCMYASTFVSQYHGAGQPRRIGPSVWQGVWLALAWTPLLLALVPLAPRMFSLAGHGAEVVPLEIDYFRVLSWGGPALLAGAAMQSFYSGRGKTVVLMVVDTLAALLNVLLDYLWIFGHWGFEAGGIEGAGWATVVSLWIKALVYAALMLQRKHRADFETGNWLPDRELIGRLLKYGGPSGLQLLLEVGGFTTFIIMVGRLGVVEGEATGMAFSVSTLAFMPVWGLSMAGSILVGQHLGENRDRTAARAVWTTLHVAFIYMAFVSTLYVATPGLFLAGFFGLSPLSVDPATLDGHDAAVWAASVVLLRFVAAYNLLDAFLMVFVNALKGAGDTRYILLVSLVMASLLSVMSYLAVAIWEFSLMGCWAIITAWVFITGVVYLLRFLQGNWRTMRVIEQAPVLENGAAS
- a CDS encoding glycoside hydrolase family 127 protein gives rise to the protein MLKPRTRRAFALLLMVLSAPLQSDAQAPGAMASDYPIAPVPGPSVRFLDDFWRPRIDTNREKTIPYCFDKCEEYGRMENFRVASGESDAEWVGAYGFNDSDVSKVLEGAAYSLMTDRDSKLESYLDGLIELYAAAQEPNGYLYTYHTAGMKAPPIEQGICCFTEGEPWSRIDWGHQLYNLGHMYEAAAAHWQATGKPGLLDVSKKSAEHVLETFHEGGIELPPGHQEVELGLVKIYRVTGDKRYLDLAKWFLDLRGRATKDRDKNWGPYSQDDKPVVDQDEAVGHAVRAGYMYAAMTDVAVLSGDEDYERAVDRLWRDVVGTKMYLTGGVGATGHGEAFGRRYELPNLTAYNETCAAIAQCYWNHRMFLLHGDAKYIDVLEKVLYNGMLSGVSLDGERFFYPNPLSSDGSHERSPWFDCSCCPTNVCRFVPAIPGYAYAAKDDDLYVNLFVRGEADVAIRDAEIKVEQRTNYPWDGRVEIALSGLDAPRCVALKVRVPGWARNNAMPGDLYRFADEDAPAATFAVGDAEPRPVTDAIDRHGYLVVDREWADGDTLVLTLPMPVRRVSAHHRVEADRGRVALQRGPLVYCVEHPDAPEGDVAGLVVPAGAEFSTEFQADLLGGVETIRVTGQRVVDGDPQEASYAAIPYYAWAHRGKGEMAVWIAEKAGAAEPIKSPKNAE